A genomic stretch from Coffea arabica cultivar ET-39 chromosome 10c, Coffea Arabica ET-39 HiFi, whole genome shotgun sequence includes:
- the LOC113714644 gene encoding zinc finger CCCH domain-containing protein 55, which yields MDERGRKRKPLWDAEDENQRISCSGKEYYSTYDGGRSNRFSSSKADNSSSMPKDHAGWPSWDTLEENTTGKKVEGVYKNEQDELEMRERVVSPGFDGWGHRKHSNSSDDSLSRSRRYLEGGRNRSRDRGRNRSRSPSWSKGRDRSGVRSRSMSRSRSRSRNRNRNSARGQTRSRSPFHGHRHDLQGWNDSSGSGRSSQTCRNFATGNCRRGNQCRFLHPDRMDRDYLENDFVERSRSRPDRGHALAYGEGRGRQSWDKGSDSNHQEDDSFRSKSRGTICCKDFMRGKCKWGASCRFSHHVDSGDNNGKDTRIALFERDREHRTNESRKPLCKYFLAGKCHRDNCWFSHDGPIDSNHESRPRDAGGRQSLVDKNDQWKGATWDQGEPELKAVEGSRWSETVVPNRKIADAPLERRDNKWAHERSLRSPELKEKASEGNNYLSTQDWSEDNGGDAGAIKSVVVESSYDRQEYPLISKGNLDLVYTGSHAPNITKEPSSQHLSEASLHAGLAEKSDILHHPTVAEDNIVNASSFDGFGQLKDNRNTNNPEFMPGQSLNQNVIGNLSLNHPLVSNDQRDNLFFPHPSNVRNVDLNGSGQGLSSTLIIQNHAGSHQKEAAKTPEIQEFGAPRSFYNNASNNQVPQNLLSPAAASPMHKFVAEQTQTHLHAALNHLTSTALVSALETAMQIQPNTDVRSPVQLDPLGDGRGKLGNVNQTSGEVPYSYEQKNGIPFEEFSPMSGDNPQFGNTLISNISNVQCHESPESKQQEAPAASEVKDNNTESVVECQKGQEDLHKENGDEHVKVGNGNNNKDDKDMRLFKNALVDFVKETLKPTWKEGRMSREVHKTIVKKVVDKVTSTMQDHIPKTQGKTDQYLSHSKPKITKLVQAYVERHLKTDS from the exons ATGGACGAAAGAGGTAGGAAACGCAAGCCTTTATGGGATGCAGAAGATGAGAATCAAAGAATTTCTTGTTCTGGAAAAGAATACTATTCAACTTACGATGGTGGGCGTAGCAATAGGTTCTCATCTTCCAAAGCTGATAATAGTTCGTCAATGCCCAAGGATCATGCAGGTTGGCCTTCTTGGGACACACTGGAGGAAAATACTACTGGAAAGAAGGTTGAGGGCGTTTACAAAAATGAACAAGATGAGCTAGAAATGAGGGAAAGAGTTGTGTCTCCTGGCTTTGACGGATGGGGCCATAGAAAGCATAGCAATTCCTCTGATGATAGTCTGAGCCGGTCTCGCAG GTATCTGGAAGGAGGTAGAAATAGGAGCAGAGACAGGGGCAGAAATAGAAGTCGCAGCCCGAGCTGGAGCAAGGGTAGGGATCGTAGTGGTGTTAGGAGCAGGTCCATGAGCAGGAGTCGTAGCAGGAGCAGGAACAGGAACAGGAATAGTGCAAGGGGTCAGACCAGGAGTCGTAGCCCATTCCACGGGCATAGACATGACTTACAGGGGTGGAACGATAGCAGTGGGTCTGGAAGGTCATCTCAAACCTGTAGAAATTTTGCAACAGGGAATTGCAGGAGAGGAAATCAATGCAGATTCCTTCATCCTGACAGAATGGATAGGGACTACTTAGAAAATGACTTTGTAGAACGATCAAGAAGTAGACCAGATCGTGGACATGCTTTGGCATATGGTGAAGGACGTGGGAGACAATCTTGGGATAAAGGTTCTGATTCAAACCATCAAGAGGATGACTCCTTTCGGAGTAAAAGCAGAGGAACAATATGTTGCAAGGATTTTATGAGAGGGAAATGCAAATGGGGAGCATCTTGCAGATTTTCCCACCATGTTGATTCTGGTGATAATAATGGTAAGGATACCAGAATTGCACTTTTTGAGCGTGATCGTGAGCACCGAACAAATGAAAGTAGGAAACCTCTATGCAAGTATTTCCTTGCAGGGAAATGTCATCGGGATAACTGTTGGTTTTCTCATGATGGTCCAATAGACAGCAACCATGAAAGCAGGCCACGTGATGCGGGTGGACGGCAGAGCTTGGTTGACAAGAATGATCAGTGGAAAGGTGCAACTTGGGATCAGGGGGAACCAGAATTAAAAGCTGTTGAAGGCAGTAGGTGGAGTGAGACTGTTGTTCCCAACAGAAAAATTGCTGACGCTCCACTTGAGAGGAGGGACAATAAATGGGCTCATGAAAGAAGTTTGCGGAGTCCAGAATTGAAAGAGAAGGCTTCTGAGGGTAATAATTACCTTTCAACTCAAGATTGGAGCGAAGATAATGGTGGTGATGCAGGTGCTATCAAATCTGTGGTTGTAGAGAGTTCATATGACAGACAAGAATACCCTCTAATATCCAAAGGAAATCTTGATCTGGTGTACACAGGTTCTCATGCACCCAATATTACAAAAGAACCTTCTAGCCAGCATCTTTCTGAGGCAAGTTTGCATGCTGGACTAGCTGAGAAGTCTGATATACTGCACCATCCAACTGTTGCTGAAGATAACATAGTCAATGCTTCCAGTTTTGACGGCTTTGGTCAGTTGAAAGACAACAGAAACACTAATAACCCAGAATTTATGCCTGGGCAAAGCCTTAATCAGAACGTCATTGGGAATTTGAGCTTAAATCATCCCTTGGTTTCAAATGATCAAAGGGACAATTTGTTCTTTCCACATCCGTCGAATGTACGAAATGTTGACTTGAATGGTTCTGGTCAAGGCTTGTCCTCTACTTTAATCATACAAAACCATGCTGGCAGTCATCAGAAAGAAGCTGCTAAAACACCAGAGATTCAAGAATTTGGAGCCCCGCGATCTTTCTACAATAATGCCTCCAATAACCAAGTCCCTCAAAATTTGTTAAGTCCGGCTGCAGCATCTCCTATGCACAAATTTGTTGCTGAACAAACACAAACTCATCTGCATGCTGCGTTGAACCACTTGACTTCTACAGCATTAGTGTCTGCTTTGGAAACTGCCATGCAAATTCAGCCTAATACCGATGTAAGATCTCCTGTTCAGTTAGATCCCTTGGGAGATGGCAGAGGTAAATTGGGCAATGTTAATCAAACCTCTGGTGAAGTTCCCTACTCATATGAACAGAAAAATGGGATAccttttgaagaattttctccAATGTCTGGTGATAATCCACAATTTGGGAATACACTCATCAGTAATATTTCTAATGTTCAGTGTCATGAGAGTCCAGAATCAAAACAGCAGGAGGCACCTGCTGCTTCAGAAGTCAAGGATAACAATACAGAATCTGTTGTAGAATGCCAAAAGGGGCAGGAAGATCTTCATAAAGAAAATGGGGACGAGCATGTTAAGGTTGGGAATGGGAACAATAACAAGGATGACAAGGACATGCGGTTATTCAAGAATGCCCTTGTAGATTTTGTTAAGGAGACTTTAAAGCCCACGTGGAAGGAAGGTCGGATGAGTAGAGAGGTTCACAAGACAATTGTGAAAAAGGTGGTTGATAAAGTGACAAGTACGATGCAAGATCACATCCCGAAAACACAAGGCAAAACTGATCAATACCTGTCTCATTCAAAACCCAAAATTACCAAGCTTGTACAG GCTTATGTGGAGCGACATCTCAAGACTGATTCTTGA